In Nostoc sp. UHCC 0926, a single genomic region encodes these proteins:
- a CDS encoding GGDEF domain-containing response regulator: protein MLAHKILVVEDEKIFASNIRKSLQKLGYSVSEINKSGEDAIKKVAETDPHLVLIDICLAGEVDGLHVADIIQNHFHVPVVYLTGDSEYKGLHKNQLSEPFSYIVKPFLESDLHFAIETALHKHQSKNILYEEKQRVVAIINSMGCAVIVTDANGCIQMMNPIAELITGWKQSEVFGKDLVQVVNLVDKDVGKTIENLARYVIETGEVLNLPENCTLITKDGKEIAIEDNVSLIRDQNGNITGAVLVFQDITKRKQREAQLIRNAFYDGLTALPNRVLFVDRLRQAIERSKRRSDYYFAVLFLDLDAFKEINDRFGHGIGDDFLVAIARRLESCLRGGDTVARFGGDEFTVLLEDIKDITDATNAAKRIQDSLLLPLNLNGYQLSTTASIGIAWNLSNYEEPANMLRDADIAMYRAKRQGKATYAIFS, encoded by the coding sequence ATGTTGGCCCACAAAATCCTAGTTGTTGAGGATGAAAAAATTTTCGCCTCAAATATTAGAAAAAGTTTACAAAAACTGGGTTATTCTGTTTCAGAAATAAATAAGTCTGGTGAAGATGCAATAAAAAAGGTAGCAGAAACTGATCCACATTTAGTATTAATTGATATCTGCCTAGCTGGGGAAGTTGACGGTCTACACGTAGCGGATATTATCCAGAATCACTTCCATGTGCCTGTAGTGTATCTAACAGGGGATTCAGAATATAAAGGATTACATAAAAATCAGCTAAGTGAGCCTTTTAGCTACATAGTCAAACCATTTCTTGAAAGTGATTTACATTTTGCGATTGAAACGGCTCTGCACAAACATCAGAGCAAAAACATATTATACGAAGAAAAACAGAGGGTAGTGGCAATTATTAACAGTATGGGCTGTGCAGTGATTGTGACAGATGCAAATGGTTGTATTCAAATGATGAATCCCATAGCAGAACTAATCACTGGCTGGAAGCAAAGTGAAGTGTTCGGTAAAGATTTAGTACAAGTCGTTAACTTAGTTGACAAAGATGTAGGAAAAACAATTGAAAATTTAGCCAGATATGTAATCGAAACAGGTGAAGTTTTGAATCTCCCAGAAAACTGTACACTGATTACCAAAGATGGCAAAGAAATAGCGATTGAAGATAATGTTTCACTCATCCGTGATCAGAATGGCAATATTACTGGCGCGGTTTTGGTTTTTCAAGACATCACCAAACGCAAGCAGAGAGAGGCGCAACTGATCCGCAATGCGTTTTATGATGGGCTGACAGCATTACCGAATCGTGTTTTATTCGTAGATAGGCTCAGACAAGCAATTGAACGTAGCAAACGCAGAAGCGATTATTATTTTGCAGTTTTATTTTTGGATTTAGATGCCTTCAAGGAGATTAACGATCGCTTTGGGCATGGAATAGGGGATGATTTTTTAGTAGCGATCGCTCGACGCTTAGAGTCGTGTTTACGCGGTGGCGATACTGTAGCACGATTTGGTGGTGACGAGTTTACTGTTCTTTTAGAGGATATTAAAGACATTACCGACGCCACCAATGCTGCCAAACGTATTCAAGACTCCTTACTATTGCCACTTAACCTGAATGGATATCAATTATCTACTACAGCTAGCATTGGTATTGCTTGGAATCTTAGTAATTATGAGGAACCTGCAAATATGTTACGGGATGCTGATATTGCTATGTACCGAGCTAAACGGCAGGGAAAAGCTACTTATGCCATATTTAGTTAA
- the thiS gene encoding sulfur carrier protein ThiS, producing MSNEITVQVNGETHSCSFQTSLPDLLQQLGFNPRLVAVEYNGEILHRQFWPQTKVQPGDRLEVVTIVGGG from the coding sequence ATGTCCAATGAAATTACGGTTCAGGTAAATGGGGAAACCCATAGCTGCTCGTTTCAAACTTCTTTACCCGATTTGCTCCAACAGTTGGGTTTTAATCCCCGCTTGGTGGCTGTAGAATATAACGGCGAAATTTTACACCGCCAGTTTTGGCCGCAAACAAAAGTGCAACCAGGCGATCGCTTAGAAGTGGTAACTATTGTCGGTGGTGGTTAG
- a CDS encoding thiamine phosphate synthase: MVTRIYDNSHFDESTNGVVVMVEPYSQKEQIQQVVYRILDANLDRAREGLRIIEEWCRFGLNNAQLAFECKRLRQEVAKLHTPELRAARDTPGDPGTELTHPQEEQRASIKSVLQANFCRIEEALRVLEEYGKLYHPTMAKACKQMRYQVYTLESSLMGHQRHQLLWRSRLYLVTSPSENLLNNVEAALKGGLTLLQYRDKTADDSLRLEQARKLRQLCHIYGALFIVNDRVDLALAVDADGVHLGQQDMPIAVARQLLGSQRLIGLSTTNKEEMQGAIAEAVDYIGVGPVYETPTKVGKAATSLEYVSYAAKNCSIPWFAIGGIDANNVNDVIDAGAERVAVVRSVMQAEQPTLVTQYFLSQLNRIKPEPL, translated from the coding sequence ATGGTTACTAGGATATATGATAATTCACACTTCGATGAAAGCACTAACGGGGTTGTTGTAATGGTCGAGCCATACAGCCAAAAAGAGCAAATACAGCAGGTTGTCTACCGCATTTTAGATGCTAATTTAGACCGCGCTCGTGAAGGCTTGCGAATTATTGAGGAATGGTGTCGCTTTGGATTGAATAATGCCCAGTTGGCTTTTGAATGCAAGCGCTTGCGACAAGAGGTAGCCAAGTTGCATACCCCGGAATTGCGGGCGGCGCGAGATACACCAGGCGATCCTGGAACTGAGTTAACCCATCCTCAGGAAGAACAACGAGCTAGTATAAAATCAGTATTGCAAGCTAACTTTTGCCGCATAGAAGAAGCATTGCGGGTACTGGAAGAATACGGCAAGCTTTACCACCCAACTATGGCTAAAGCTTGTAAGCAAATGCGCTATCAGGTTTATACCCTAGAAAGTAGTTTAATGGGTCATCAGCGCCATCAATTGTTGTGGCGATCGCGTTTGTATCTTGTTACTTCCCCTAGTGAAAATTTGTTGAACAACGTCGAAGCCGCACTTAAAGGTGGATTAACGCTTTTACAATACCGCGACAAAACCGCCGATGATTCTTTGCGTTTGGAACAAGCTAGAAAACTCCGGCAGTTATGCCATATCTATGGTGCTTTGTTCATTGTTAACGATCGCGTGGATCTGGCTTTAGCAGTCGATGCAGATGGGGTGCATCTGGGACAACAAGATATGCCCATTGCTGTTGCTCGGCAATTACTCGGTTCGCAGCGTTTGATAGGTCTTTCTACCACAAATAAAGAAGAAATGCAAGGAGCAATTGCTGAAGCTGTAGATTACATTGGGGTAGGGCCAGTTTATGAAACTCCCACGAAAGTAGGTAAGGCAGCAACAAGTTTAGAATATGTCAGCTATGCTGCCAAAAATTGCTCAATTCCCTGGTTTGCTATTGGGGGAATAGATGCCAATAACGTTAATGATGTGATCGATGCCGGAGCCGAACGTGTAGCGGTGGTGCGATCGGTCATGCAAGCCGAACAGCCTACCCTAGTAACACAATATTTCCTCTCCCAACTCAATCGCATTAAACCAGAACCTTTATAA
- a CDS encoding DUF1517 domain-containing protein, producing MRKKLQQTIKPLLKTFLALVLVLSLALSHADGALAARSGGRIGGGSFRAPSSRTYTPRTYAPPGGGGYYPGGGFGGGFGGGFGFPFLLPFWGIGGGFGGLFGILIFFALANFLLQTFRRVSSGETPEADYSSNSPVSVTRLQVGLLAQARELQNELNHIAETADTNTPEGRAEVVQEASLALLRHPEYFVYAGGGTQQASLNSAEGQFNRLSLAERSKFSEETLSNVNNQLKAALAKDALPPAGELDNPTRLFTEGAGEYIIVTLLAATLGKFEIPTAINSADDLRQALRQIGSIPSEKLLAIEVLWTPQAENDTLTSDDVLANYPDLRLV from the coding sequence ATGCGTAAAAAACTACAACAAACCATCAAACCGCTGTTAAAAACCTTCTTAGCCCTAGTCCTGGTGTTATCTTTGGCTCTTAGTCACGCCGATGGCGCATTAGCGGCCCGTAGTGGGGGTCGGATCGGTGGTGGCTCCTTTAGAGCGCCTTCCAGCCGCACCTATACACCGCGCACCTATGCACCTCCTGGCGGGGGCGGATACTATCCTGGTGGTGGTTTTGGTGGTGGTTTTGGTGGTGGCTTTGGCTTTCCCTTCCTACTTCCCTTCTGGGGTATTGGGGGAGGATTTGGTGGTCTATTTGGCATCTTAATTTTCTTTGCGCTCGCTAATTTCTTATTGCAAACTTTCCGCCGCGTCTCTAGCGGTGAAACTCCAGAAGCAGATTACAGCAGTAACTCTCCTGTTTCTGTAACTCGTTTGCAAGTAGGTTTGTTAGCTCAAGCCCGTGAATTGCAAAATGAACTCAACCACATTGCTGAAACTGCTGATACTAACACCCCAGAGGGGAGAGCAGAAGTTGTGCAAGAAGCCAGCCTAGCTTTACTCCGCCATCCCGAATACTTTGTATATGCAGGTGGAGGCACTCAACAAGCCAGTTTAAATTCGGCTGAAGGTCAGTTCAATCGGCTGTCACTGGCAGAACGCAGCAAGTTTAGCGAAGAAACTCTTTCTAATGTCAACAACCAGCTAAAAGCAGCCCTTGCCAAAGATGCTTTACCCCCGGCTGGTGAACTCGACAACCCCACCCGTCTATTTACCGAAGGCGCTGGAGAATACATTATCGTCACCTTACTGGCGGCGACATTAGGCAAGTTTGAAATTCCCACAGCGATTAACAGTGCTGATGATTTGCGTCAAGCTTTGCGCCAAATTGGTAGTATCCCTAGCGAAAAACTTCTGGCAATTGAAGTTCTTTGGACTCCGCAAGCGGAAAATGATACGCTGACATCTGATGATGTATTGGCAAATTATCCTGATTTGAGACTTGTTTAA
- a CDS encoding glycosyltransferase family 4 protein — translation MEHISQLTAEIRDKAAYPDILVISRIFLPKEAVIGEYIYNRCLQDPERVIVLAASCSGDQVFDQGQQFPVYRWFYPRYWRSGFVGSILKPLVNILCSFVLAIKLYFRYHYRYIEWGHGYDFPSLLLLSYLLPIRFFIYLHGNDLLCVLHNPVLRSLFKLTLKRAEGIVCNSSYTRDYLRTAFRLDTPTHVINPIIRPEKFGNNVASPSSLDDLRVRVRQTYNIPESTIVILSIGRLVKHKGFDRVIDNIPLLLTFGVDVHYILCGQGPSESELKSLAHRLRVDKRVHFAGYVPERELAGYYAACDIFAMLTLSDTKANSMEGFGMVYLEASYFGKPVIAPRLGGVLDTVQHEENGILVNPNSGYEVFQAFNRLCKDQQLREQLGRKGKELAKRRTLHRSLYKSEGKNAIL, via the coding sequence ATGGAACATATTTCTCAACTAACAGCCGAAATCAGAGACAAAGCTGCATACCCAGATATCCTAGTCATATCCAGGATCTTCCTACCGAAAGAAGCTGTAATTGGGGAATATATCTACAATCGCTGTCTCCAAGATCCAGAACGAGTTATTGTGCTGGCGGCTAGTTGCTCAGGAGATCAAGTATTTGATCAAGGTCAACAGTTTCCCGTGTATCGCTGGTTTTACCCTAGATACTGGCGTAGTGGCTTTGTGGGGAGTATCCTGAAGCCTTTGGTCAATATCCTCTGCTCATTTGTACTAGCAATCAAACTTTATTTTCGCTATCACTACCGTTATATAGAGTGGGGTCACGGCTATGACTTTCCTTCACTGTTGCTATTGAGCTATTTGCTACCGATTCGCTTTTTTATCTATCTGCACGGTAATGATCTTCTTTGTGTATTACACAATCCCGTGCTGCGATCGCTCTTTAAACTAACACTCAAACGAGCCGAAGGCATTGTTTGTAACAGTTCTTATACAAGGGACTACCTCAGAACTGCTTTCCGATTAGATACTCCTACCCACGTGATTAATCCAATAATCAGACCAGAAAAATTTGGTAATAATGTAGCGAGTCCCAGTAGCCTTGATGATTTACGTGTTCGTGTGCGTCAGACTTACAACATTCCCGAATCAACAATAGTTATTCTTTCCATCGGAAGGCTAGTAAAACATAAAGGTTTCGACCGAGTAATTGATAACATCCCACTATTGCTAACTTTTGGGGTCGATGTCCACTATATACTCTGCGGTCAAGGGCCAAGTGAATCGGAACTGAAATCTCTGGCGCATCGGTTGCGGGTAGATAAGCGAGTCCACTTTGCCGGATATGTGCCAGAGCGAGAATTAGCAGGTTATTATGCAGCTTGCGACATATTTGCGATGCTGACTTTATCGGATACTAAAGCTAATAGTATGGAGGGTTTTGGTATGGTTTATTTAGAAGCAAGTTACTTCGGCAAGCCTGTAATTGCCCCTCGCTTAGGCGGTGTTCTAGACACAGTTCAGCATGAAGAAAATGGGATACTGGTTAATCCCAATTCTGGTTATGAAGTTTTTCAAGCTTTCAATCGGTTGTGTAAAGACCAGCAACTACGTGAGCAACTCGGTCGCAAAGGTAAAGAATTAGCCAAGCGGAGAACCCTTCATCGATCGCTGTATAAATCAGAGGGGAAAAACGCGATTTTGTGA
- a CDS encoding calcium-binding protein, whose amino-acid sequence MPSVEPDINREHRIQTEIIVDAEDKEDRAMGWYYYLEEALNFPFLAKWTKKGRKSAAEEKQVEVLGMAPDDECLKDMFVEVAYINGKDEDVYSAKLSEIAAIDADSQTQEAIADWLYWIARGYKF is encoded by the coding sequence ATGCCTAGTGTTGAACCCGACATAAACCGAGAGCATCGTATTCAAACAGAGATAATTGTAGATGCTGAAGACAAAGAAGACCGGGCCATGGGTTGGTACTACTACCTGGAAGAGGCTCTGAATTTTCCCTTTCTGGCTAAATGGACTAAGAAGGGACGCAAATCAGCTGCTGAGGAGAAACAAGTCGAAGTGCTGGGAATGGCCCCAGATGATGAGTGCTTAAAAGATATGTTTGTAGAAGTTGCTTACATTAATGGTAAGGATGAAGATGTATATTCTGCAAAGTTATCTGAAATAGCAGCGATTGATGCTGACAGCCAAACTCAAGAAGCGATCGCAGACTGGCTCTATTGGATTGCCAGAGGTTATAAGTTTTAA